The following are encoded together in the Halomonas halophila genome:
- a CDS encoding ABC transporter substrate-binding protein: MTTAIAASLCLGQTALAATDYPLTLSSCGHEITVERPPERVVSVGQATTEILYLLGLSEKVVGTALWVNPVLDRFTEVDADVTRLSNNAPSYESVVGQHPDLVVTAYQWMIGPQGAVGTPEMFDDIAIPSWVMPTDCVGKHNRNSLDGTRTTPFDPELLYDGIATLARIFDVSARGDEVIADLRAREEAAKERARAMALPKDIRGVFWYSSADLAIAPYVAGANGVPGWMMATLGITNVIASEEEWPTVGWETIARGHPSFIAAARMDRRRLPADDITVKREFLDTDPVTREMPAVRNDRIVEIDAHAMDPSIRAIFALERLTDRLADFELSP, translated from the coding sequence ATGACCACGGCAATCGCCGCGAGCCTTTGCCTGGGGCAGACGGCCCTGGCCGCCACCGACTATCCCCTCACGCTATCGAGCTGCGGCCACGAAATCACCGTCGAACGGCCGCCCGAACGGGTCGTCAGCGTCGGCCAGGCCACCACCGAGATCCTCTACCTGCTGGGCCTTTCCGAGAAGGTCGTTGGCACGGCACTATGGGTCAACCCCGTACTCGACCGCTTCACCGAGGTCGATGCCGACGTGACGCGGCTGTCGAACAATGCGCCGAGCTATGAAAGCGTGGTCGGCCAGCACCCGGACCTGGTGGTGACGGCCTACCAGTGGATGATCGGCCCCCAGGGCGCCGTCGGCACCCCCGAGATGTTCGATGACATCGCCATTCCCAGCTGGGTCATGCCGACCGACTGTGTCGGCAAGCACAATCGGAACAGCCTCGACGGCACCCGCACGACCCCGTTCGACCCCGAGCTGCTCTATGACGGCATCGCGACGCTGGCCAGGATCTTCGACGTCTCGGCGCGCGGCGACGAGGTGATCGCCGATCTTCGCGCACGCGAGGAGGCCGCCAAGGAGCGGGCTCGGGCAATGGCGCTGCCGAAGGATATCCGCGGCGTGTTCTGGTACTCCTCCGCCGACCTGGCCATCGCCCCCTACGTCGCCGGGGCCAACGGCGTGCCGGGCTGGATGATGGCCACGCTCGGCATCACCAACGTCATCGCCTCCGAGGAGGAATGGCCCACCGTCGGCTGGGAGACCATCGCCCGCGGCCATCCCTCCTTCATCGCCGCGGCGCGGATGGATAGACGTCGCCTTCCAGCCGACGATATCACCGTCAAGCGTGAGTTCCTCGACACGGACCCGGTCACCCGTGAAATGCCGGCCGTGCGCAACGACCGCATCGTCGAGATCGATGCCCATGCCATGGATCCCTCGATCCGGGCGATCTTCGCCCTGGAGCGACTGACCGACCGACTGGCCGACTTCGAGCTCTCGCCGTGA
- a CDS encoding aminotransferase-like domain-containing protein, with translation MTIWAPALPDGGPRYRRIAEAMAAAIGNGELAPGEKLPPQRQLADRLGVTVGTITRAYAEAQRQGWVESRVGSGTYVRRAAEEDHLPFFRAGQPAGDGVIDISMSLPPPHPLRARGLQRALEGITASPEALQAATEYQPEAGSQAQRARIAAWQGRLGLPDDPERLLITQGGQHGIHLLVHHLAQPGDLVAADALTYPGFVCAAQQAHLRPMAVPMDADGMDMDALARLCARQPPRLIYTTPDLNNPTGARLGEARRERLVALAREHDIWIIEDAVQYLPEEQRGTPLIALAPERTLHVFSTSKVMAGGLRIGSLTVPERLQERLCSALRSQSWMVPPLMVEAACRWMEDPDSRELLRWQVEELAARRTLALERLADYGPQSREGSSLIWLPLPAGRRSSEVQALLARRGVKVSTPEPFCMGSEPAPQAIRLCLGPAETRETLEHALTIVDELLSEPPTSPWQTL, from the coding sequence ATGACAATCTGGGCACCCGCGCTGCCCGACGGCGGCCCGCGCTATCGCCGCATCGCCGAGGCCATGGCCGCGGCGATCGGCAACGGCGAGCTCGCCCCGGGCGAGAAGCTTCCGCCCCAGCGTCAGCTGGCCGATCGCCTCGGCGTGACCGTCGGCACCATCACCCGCGCCTATGCCGAGGCCCAACGCCAGGGCTGGGTGGAATCCCGGGTCGGCAGCGGCACCTACGTGCGCCGCGCCGCCGAGGAGGATCACCTGCCCTTCTTCCGCGCCGGCCAGCCGGCGGGCGACGGCGTGATCGACATCAGCATGAGTCTGCCGCCTCCGCACCCGCTGCGCGCCCGCGGCCTGCAGCGCGCCCTCGAGGGCATTACCGCGTCCCCCGAGGCCCTGCAGGCCGCCACCGAATATCAGCCCGAGGCCGGCAGCCAGGCCCAGCGGGCGCGCATCGCCGCCTGGCAGGGCCGTCTCGGCCTGCCCGACGACCCGGAGCGCCTGCTGATCACCCAGGGCGGCCAGCACGGCATCCACCTGCTGGTGCATCACCTCGCCCAGCCCGGCGACCTGGTGGCCGCCGACGCCCTCACCTACCCGGGCTTCGTGTGTGCCGCCCAGCAGGCTCACCTGCGCCCGATGGCGGTGCCGATGGACGCCGACGGCATGGACATGGACGCCCTGGCCCGGCTGTGCGCCCGCCAGCCGCCGCGCCTGATCTACACCACGCCGGATCTCAACAATCCGACCGGCGCGCGGCTCGGCGAGGCCCGACGCGAGCGCCTGGTCGCCCTGGCCCGGGAGCACGACATCTGGATCATCGAGGACGCCGTGCAGTACCTCCCCGAAGAGCAGCGCGGCACGCCGCTGATCGCCCTGGCGCCGGAGCGCACGCTGCACGTCTTCAGCACCTCCAAGGTGATGGCCGGCGGCCTGCGCATCGGCAGCCTCACGGTGCCCGAACGGCTGCAGGAGCGGCTGTGCTCGGCGCTGCGCTCCCAGAGCTGGATGGTACCGCCGCTGATGGTGGAGGCGGCCTGCCGCTGGATGGAGGATCCTGACAGTCGCGAGCTGCTGCGCTGGCAGGTCGAGGAACTTGCCGCGCGCCGCACGCTGGCCCTTGAACGCCTGGCCGACTACGGGCCGCAGAGCCGCGAGGGCTCGTCGCTGATCTGGCTGCCGCTGCCGGCGGGCCGCCGCAGCAGCGAGGTGCAGGCGTTGCTCGCCCGCCGCGGGGTCAAGGTGTCCACCCCCGAGCCGTTCTGCATGGGCAGCGAGCCAGCGCCTCAGGCCATCCGCCTGTGCCTGGGGCCGGCCGAGACCCGCGAGACGCTCGAACACGCGCTGACCATCGTCGACGAGCTGTTGAGCGAGCCACCCACCTCGCCCTGGCAGACGCTCTAG
- a CDS encoding aminoacyl-tRNA deacylase produces MAMPMTIREYLRACDIDYEEVTHPHAVSTSRIAEMSHVGGHQMAKAVMLHGDQGYRVAVVPSTRDADLQKLSQLFHEHFELASEEEVQREFDDCDPGATIAVGQAYGLKVYLDDQLRHQPDIYFDAGDHETLVHMSGNEFERLMTGSRHGAFSRPH; encoded by the coding sequence ATGGCCATGCCGATGACGATCAGGGAGTACCTCCGCGCCTGCGACATCGACTACGAGGAGGTCACTCACCCACACGCGGTTTCCACCAGCCGCATCGCCGAGATGTCCCACGTCGGCGGCCACCAGATGGCCAAGGCCGTCATGCTGCACGGCGACCAGGGATATCGCGTCGCCGTGGTGCCCAGCACCCGGGATGCGGACCTGCAGAAACTCTCACAGCTGTTCCATGAGCACTTCGAACTGGCTTCCGAGGAGGAGGTCCAGCGCGAGTTCGACGACTGTGACCCCGGCGCGACCATCGCCGTGGGCCAGGCCTATGGCCTGAAGGTCTATCTCGATGACCAGCTTCGCCACCAGCCCGATATCTACTTCGATGCCGGCGACCACGAGACGCTGGTGCACATGAGCGGCAACGAGTTCGAGCGCCTGATGACCGGCAGCCGGCACGGCGCCTTCAGTCGACCCCACTGA
- a CDS encoding secondary thiamine-phosphate synthase enzyme YjbQ, whose product MWDQHEIRLAPRARGFHLITDEIARQLPALAELDVGLLHLQLLHTSASLTLNENADPDVRHDLDAFLRDLVPGDLPYFRHTIEGPDDMPAHVAASLLGTQLTLAVRDGRLALGAWQGLYLGEHRDHGGSRRIIATLNGRTR is encoded by the coding sequence ATCTGGGACCAGCACGAGATCCGCCTTGCCCCTCGCGCCCGAGGCTTTCACCTGATCACCGACGAGATCGCCCGTCAGCTGCCGGCACTGGCCGAGCTCGACGTCGGTCTGCTGCATCTGCAGCTGCTGCACACCTCGGCCTCGCTGACCCTCAACGAGAACGCCGATCCGGACGTGCGCCACGACCTGGACGCCTTCCTGCGCGACCTGGTACCGGGCGATCTGCCCTATTTCAGGCACACCATCGAGGGGCCGGACGACATGCCCGCCCACGTCGCCGCCAGCCTGCTCGGCACCCAGCTGACCCTGGCGGTACGCGACGGTCGACTGGCGCTGGGGGCCTGGCAGGGGCTCTATCTCGGCGAACACCGCGACCACGGTGGAAGCCGGCGCATCATCGCCACCCTCAACGGCCGCACCCGTTAG
- a CDS encoding GFA family protein produces the protein MSEHHTGGCFCGVVQVEVEGKPEAMGYCHCESCRHWSAGPVNAFTLWKPEAVRITRGEDALESFEKTRASRRRWCRHCGGHVLTEHPGMGLVDVYAALLPDLDFTPQLHVHYQESVLRIPDGLPKMKDVPAELGGSGETLEE, from the coding sequence ATGAGCGAACATCACACGGGCGGCTGCTTCTGCGGCGTCGTCCAGGTCGAGGTCGAGGGCAAGCCGGAGGCCATGGGCTATTGCCACTGCGAGTCCTGCCGGCACTGGTCGGCGGGCCCGGTCAACGCCTTCACGCTATGGAAGCCGGAGGCGGTGCGCATCACTCGGGGGGAAGACGCCCTGGAGAGCTTCGAGAAGACCCGCGCCAGCCGACGCCGCTGGTGCCGCCACTGCGGCGGGCACGTGCTGACCGAGCATCCCGGCATGGGGCTGGTCGACGTCTATGCGGCGCTGCTGCCCGATCTGGACTTCACGCCTCAGCTGCACGTGCACTACCAGGAATCGGTGCTGCGCATCCCCGACGGGCTGCCCAAGATGAAGGACGTGCCGGCCGAGCTCGGCGGTTCCGGGGAGACGCTGGAGGAATAG
- a CDS encoding ABC transporter substrate-binding protein — MRARRILAVMALLSGLAAGGMAPGQTGQTSPATGTGPLTVLSWGGAYERAQRRALFAPFTEATGIPVAVERYDGGLAALRRAVAEQNVPWDVIDMTRSEAMAACEAGLLEPLPADLAAPAPDGTPVERDFIDGAFGDCSLTHSVFATVVAYRTDAFPGRRPTEIADLFDQHRFPGPRALQRTPSVNLEWALLSYGVPREELYRLLSTRRGLSLAFARLAGLEERRWWETGSTPVELLLDGEVAMASGYNGRFFDAMAHRDAPIAILWDGQVQEHEVWAIPRHAPHPEAARRFIRFATASERQAALTRYIPYGPSRHSAMQGVTTHADSGIDMRLHLPTHPLNAGGAVIKDEAWYARSRTRIGELFRAALTAEPPTDD; from the coding sequence GTGCGGGCTAGACGAATACTGGCCGTGATGGCGCTGCTGTCCGGCCTCGCCGCAGGCGGCATGGCGCCGGGTCAGACAGGCCAGACGAGCCCTGCGACCGGCACCGGGCCGCTGACGGTGCTGAGCTGGGGCGGCGCCTACGAGCGCGCCCAGCGACGCGCGCTGTTCGCCCCCTTCACCGAGGCCACCGGCATCCCGGTCGCGGTGGAACGCTACGACGGCGGGCTGGCGGCGCTGCGCCGCGCGGTGGCCGAGCAGAACGTGCCCTGGGACGTCATCGACATGACCCGCAGCGAGGCCATGGCGGCCTGCGAGGCGGGGCTGCTCGAACCCCTGCCGGCCGATCTCGCCGCCCCGGCGCCGGACGGCACGCCCGTCGAGCGCGACTTCATCGACGGCGCCTTCGGCGACTGCAGCCTGACCCACTCGGTGTTCGCCACCGTGGTCGCCTACCGCACCGACGCCTTCCCCGGCCGGCGCCCCACCGAGATCGCCGACCTGTTCGACCAGCATCGTTTCCCCGGCCCTCGGGCGCTGCAGCGCACGCCCTCGGTCAATCTCGAATGGGCCCTGCTGTCCTACGGCGTGCCCCGCGAGGAGCTGTACCGGCTGCTCAGCACCCGCCGCGGCCTGTCGCTGGCCTTCGCCCGGCTGGCGGGGCTCGAGGAACGGCGCTGGTGGGAGACCGGCAGCACGCCGGTCGAGCTGCTGCTCGACGGCGAAGTGGCCATGGCCTCGGGCTACAACGGGCGCTTCTTCGATGCCATGGCCCATCGCGACGCGCCGATCGCCATCCTCTGGGACGGCCAGGTCCAGGAGCACGAGGTGTGGGCGATCCCGCGCCACGCCCCGCACCCCGAGGCGGCACGGCGCTTCATCCGCTTCGCCACCGCCAGCGAGCGCCAGGCGGCACTGACGCGCTACATTCCCTACGGCCCGTCACGCCACAGCGCCATGCAGGGGGTCACCACCCATGCCGACAGCGGCATCGACATGCGTTTGCACCTGCCCACCCATCCGCTCAACGCCGGCGGCGCGGTGATCAAGGACGAGGCCTGGTACGCCAGAAGCCGGACGCGCATCGGCGAGCTCTTCCGCGCGGCGCTGACGGCCGAGCCGCCGACGGACGACTAG
- a CDS encoding methyl-accepting chemotaxis protein: protein MTSLTTSARLDASQAPAVSQGARTSQAHRPWPLKRKLWLTLGLMWLVMIGIVISMAWQSRTTMFEERQHSLSNTIGMVDTLLEGYATRVETGELSEDEAKTRAYAALDAIRFGDARDNYVFVFDADSRLIYHPRRDPGTNMSSYEDPNGVGVYRELAALARDGGGYLPYASRDASSDALFPKLSYVERFAPWGWNIAAGVYTHDIQAAFLGKLGQYALVLLIAGGFLTAAFLVVIRSVYRTLGGEPSEAERVVERIAEGDLTHATPLRDDDRHSLMYAIERMRLELAATITRIRQAGEAIDQGASEIASGNNDLSSRTEQQAASLAETASSMEELTATVRQNADNATQANTLSDETTSSVEKGQDVIGRVVTTMGEIRDSSRKVADIISMIDDIAFQTNLLALNASVEAARAGEQGRGFAVVASEVRNLASRSAEAASEIKTLIEGSVGHVNDGAELVDQADRAMGEIRTSAQRVNDLMAEISAASQEQSAGIEQVNQAVTQMDQVTQQNAALVQQAAGAAGSLEGQANGLYQAVVGFRVPENA, encoded by the coding sequence ATGACGAGTCTGACCACAAGCGCTCGCCTCGACGCGAGCCAGGCCCCCGCCGTATCGCAGGGCGCCCGCACCTCCCAGGCACACCGGCCATGGCCCCTCAAGCGCAAGCTATGGCTGACGCTGGGACTGATGTGGCTGGTGATGATCGGCATCGTGATCAGCATGGCCTGGCAGAGCCGGACCACGATGTTCGAGGAACGCCAGCATTCCCTTTCCAACACCATCGGCATGGTGGATACCCTGCTCGAAGGCTACGCGACACGGGTCGAGACCGGCGAGCTGAGCGAGGATGAGGCGAAGACACGGGCCTACGCAGCGCTGGATGCGATCCGCTTCGGCGACGCCCGGGACAACTACGTCTTCGTCTTCGACGCGGATTCGCGCCTGATCTATCACCCTCGCCGTGATCCGGGTACGAACATGTCGTCCTACGAGGACCCCAACGGGGTCGGGGTGTACCGCGAGCTGGCGGCTCTCGCCCGCGACGGCGGCGGCTACCTGCCCTACGCCTCACGCGACGCCAGCAGCGATGCGCTGTTTCCCAAGCTGAGCTACGTCGAGCGCTTCGCGCCCTGGGGCTGGAACATCGCCGCCGGCGTCTATACCCACGACATCCAGGCGGCCTTCCTCGGCAAGCTGGGCCAGTATGCCCTGGTGCTGCTGATTGCCGGCGGCTTCCTGACCGCCGCCTTCCTGGTGGTCATCCGCAGCGTGTATCGCACCCTGGGCGGCGAGCCGAGCGAGGCCGAGCGCGTCGTGGAGCGCATCGCCGAGGGCGACCTGACGCACGCCACTCCCCTGCGCGATGACGACCGCCACAGTCTGATGTATGCCATCGAGCGCATGCGACTCGAGCTCGCCGCCACGATCACCCGCATCCGCCAGGCCGGGGAAGCCATCGACCAGGGCGCCAGCGAGATCGCCAGCGGCAACAACGACCTGTCATCGCGCACCGAGCAGCAGGCCGCCTCGCTGGCGGAAACCGCCTCCAGCATGGAGGAGCTGACCGCCACCGTGCGCCAGAACGCCGACAACGCCACCCAGGCCAATACCCTCTCGGACGAGACCACCAGCTCGGTGGAAAAGGGTCAGGACGTGATCGGCCGCGTGGTCACCACCATGGGCGAGATCCGCGACAGCTCGCGCAAGGTGGCCGACATCATCTCGATGATCGACGACATCGCCTTCCAGACCAACCTGCTGGCCCTCAACGCCTCCGTGGAGGCCGCCCGTGCCGGCGAACAGGGCCGCGGTTTCGCGGTGGTGGCCAGCGAGGTGCGCAATCTCGCCAGCCGCAGCGCCGAGGCGGCCAGCGAGATCAAGACGCTGATCGAAGGCTCGGTGGGCCACGTCAACGACGGCGCCGAACTGGTCGACCAGGCCGACCGCGCGATGGGCGAGATCCGCACCAGCGCACAGCGCGTCAACGACCTGATGGCCGAGATCTCCGCCGCCTCTCAGGAACAGTCGGCGGGCATCGAGCAGGTCAACCAGGCGGTGACCCAGATGGATCAGGTCACTCAGCAGAACGCCGCCCTGGTGCAGCAGGCGGCAGGGGCCGCCGGCTCCCTCGAGGGGCAGGCCAACGGGCTCTACCAGGCCGTGGTCGGCTTCCGCGTTCCCGAGAACGCCTGA
- a CDS encoding pseudoazurin produces MLKRLILLLSLLPFSAMAETHTVKMLNRNATGPMPFEPGYLHVQPGDTVTFVDAAPGHNAATIDGMVPEGGQTFIGNIDEAIEVTLEAEGIWGIKCSPHYTMGMVMLIQVGDRPATEADLPEALPATARQRFLDILSQRVTDI; encoded by the coding sequence ATGCTGAAACGCCTGATCCTGCTGCTGAGCCTGCTGCCCTTCTCCGCGATGGCCGAGACGCACACCGTGAAGATGCTGAACCGCAACGCCACCGGGCCGATGCCCTTCGAGCCCGGCTACCTGCACGTGCAACCCGGCGACACTGTGACGTTCGTCGACGCCGCCCCGGGGCACAACGCGGCGACCATCGACGGCATGGTGCCCGAAGGCGGCCAGACCTTCATCGGCAATATCGACGAAGCCATCGAGGTCACACTGGAGGCCGAAGGCATCTGGGGGATCAAGTGCTCGCCGCACTACACCATGGGCATGGTCATGTTGATCCAGGTCGGCGACCGGCCGGCGACCGAGGCGGATCTGCCCGAGGCACTCCCGGCCACCGCGCGACAGCGCTTCCTCGACATCCTCTCACAACGCGTTACGGACATCTGA
- a CDS encoding GNAT family N-acetyltransferase, protein MSDSPCLIRPLQMSDKPEWARLWQDYLAFYDTELPEAVYDHTFERLLAVGESEPGCFVVDVREADGQETPALAGLVHYLYHAHCWKLGPVCYLQDLFVDPRYRGKGLGRRLIERVHGQAGEDGVTDIYWMTQEFNEPARRLYDRVGALTPFIKYVRSA, encoded by the coding sequence ATGTCCGATTCCCCCTGCCTGATCCGCCCGCTCCAGATGAGCGACAAGCCGGAATGGGCACGCCTGTGGCAGGACTACCTGGCCTTCTATGACACCGAGCTTCCCGAGGCCGTCTACGATCACACCTTCGAGCGGCTGCTGGCCGTCGGCGAGAGCGAGCCCGGGTGTTTCGTGGTGGACGTGCGAGAGGCCGACGGGCAGGAGACGCCGGCCCTCGCGGGGCTCGTCCACTACCTCTATCACGCGCACTGCTGGAAGCTGGGGCCGGTCTGCTACCTGCAGGACCTGTTCGTCGATCCCCGCTATCGCGGCAAGGGGCTGGGGCGCCGGCTGATCGAGCGCGTCCATGGCCAGGCCGGTGAGGACGGCGTCACGGACATCTACTGGATGACCCAGGAGTTCAACGAGCCGGCGCGCCGTCTCTACGACCGGGTCGGGGCACTGACACCCTTCATCAAGTACGTGCGCAGCGCCTGA
- a CDS encoding chloride channel protein, whose amino-acid sequence MDHPRPSAYTFNMTRADTGKVEGRGARGVLRFLGLVALGGVTGGLAALLAVGFVGAVVWLNDLLLVSPRGRMMFAHPEWLAVATVLVPTLGGLIVGQLHRAIPEGRPHTPADAIAAVQTRRGRLPPRAGALSALSGLVSLGAGASVGQYGPLVHMGASLGSAGARLLRLGRSEDNITIACGVAAAIATAFNAPLAGIVFAHEVVLRHYALRAFAPVAAAALVGHVIAAEVLDRGALFHVEQLAIPRPWEFGVFLVIGGLGALVAGAYMHAILGVGRLARRLPLAAPLRPALAGAGLGVTALWVPDILGMGQETLRFATIAGAFGSVELAVVMGLKLAATALCLGMGFGGGVFSPALVIGTLFGALCGTLIGLAGAAQDTFVFYAICGMVAVTAPVIGAPLTSLLIVFELTGSYALTTAALASVTLASPIAAQLFGRSLFDIQLTARGLDLSSGRGRAVLEDARLGDLLSQEGVTLRPETTVTAAIHALGQAGHGEAYRVDADGRYRGSLTLADLEVMREQDRSDAPIADCPATPRPVLGPEASIWAAMRQLQEMTGEAIAVVDEDDVFHGVVYESSIARAFLRYSDELRKEEHGAG is encoded by the coding sequence GTGGACCATCCACGCCCCAGCGCCTACACCTTCAACATGACCCGAGCGGATACAGGGAAAGTCGAGGGCCGCGGCGCGCGGGGCGTGCTGCGCTTTCTGGGGCTGGTGGCGCTGGGCGGCGTGACCGGCGGCCTGGCGGCGCTGCTCGCCGTGGGCTTCGTCGGCGCCGTGGTATGGCTCAATGACCTGCTGCTGGTGTCGCCACGCGGGCGCATGATGTTCGCCCACCCCGAGTGGCTGGCCGTGGCCACGGTGCTGGTGCCGACGCTGGGCGGGCTGATCGTCGGCCAGCTGCATCGCGCCATTCCCGAGGGCCGCCCCCATACGCCCGCCGACGCCATCGCCGCCGTGCAGACCCGCCGCGGCCGCCTGCCGCCACGCGCCGGGGCACTGTCCGCGCTGTCGGGGTTGGTGTCGCTGGGCGCCGGCGCGTCGGTGGGCCAGTACGGGCCGCTGGTCCACATGGGCGCCAGCCTCGGCTCGGCGGGCGCCCGCCTGCTGCGGCTGGGCCGCTCCGAGGACAACATCACCATCGCCTGCGGCGTGGCCGCGGCCATCGCCACCGCCTTCAACGCCCCGCTCGCCGGCATCGTCTTCGCCCACGAGGTGGTACTGCGCCACTACGCCCTGCGCGCCTTCGCCCCGGTGGCGGCCGCCGCGCTGGTCGGCCATGTGATCGCCGCCGAGGTGCTGGACCGCGGCGCGCTCTTCCACGTCGAGCAGCTCGCCATCCCCCGCCCCTGGGAGTTCGGCGTGTTTCTCGTCATCGGCGGACTCGGTGCGCTGGTAGCCGGGGCTTACATGCACGCCATCCTCGGCGTCGGCCGGCTGGCCCGGCGCCTGCCGCTGGCCGCCCCGCTGCGCCCGGCGCTGGCCGGCGCCGGGCTCGGCGTGACCGCGCTGTGGGTGCCCGATATCCTCGGCATGGGCCAGGAGACGCTGCGCTTCGCCACCATCGCCGGCGCCTTCGGGAGCGTGGAGCTCGCGGTGGTGATGGGGCTCAAGCTGGCCGCCACGGCGCTGTGCCTGGGGATGGGCTTCGGCGGCGGCGTGTTCAGCCCGGCGCTGGTAATCGGCACCCTGTTCGGGGCGCTGTGCGGCACCCTGATAGGCCTGGCCGGAGCCGCCCAGGACACCTTCGTCTTCTATGCCATCTGCGGCATGGTGGCGGTCACCGCCCCGGTGATTGGCGCGCCGCTGACCAGCCTGCTGATCGTCTTCGAGCTCACCGGCAGCTACGCGCTGACCACCGCGGCGCTGGCCAGCGTGACCCTGGCCAGCCCCATCGCCGCCCAGCTGTTCGGCCGCTCGCTGTTCGACATCCAGCTGACGGCCCGGGGGCTGGACCTGTCCTCCGGCCGCGGCCGGGCGGTGCTGGAGGACGCCCGACTGGGCGACCTGCTCAGCCAGGAGGGCGTGACGCTGCGTCCCGAGACCACGGTCACGGCGGCCATTCACGCCCTGGGTCAGGCGGGCCACGGCGAGGCCTATCGGGTCGACGCCGACGGCCGCTACCGCGGCAGCCTGACGCTGGCCGACCTGGAGGTGATGCGCGAGCAGGACCGGAGCGACGCCCCCATCGCCGACTGCCCGGCCACGCCGCGTCCGGTGCTGGGGCCCGAGGCCTCGATCTGGGCCGCCATGCGTCAGCTGCAGGAGATGACCGGCGAGGCCATCGCCGTGGTCGACGAGGACGACGTCTTCCACGGCGTGGTCTATGAGTCGAGCATCGCCCGGGCCTTCCTGCGCTACAGCGACGAGCTACGAAAGGAGGAGCACGGTGCGGGCTAG